One window from the genome of Variovorax sp. PAMC26660 encodes:
- the cynS gene encoding cyanase: MNRNDVTEKIITVKVSKGIQWADVAKKVGLSKEWTTAACLGQMTLDDKQAKVVGKIFGLTPEEQKWLQVVPYKGSLPTPVPTDPLIYRWYEVVSVYGTTIKELIHEEFGDGIMSAIDFSMDIQRQPDPKGDRVNVVLSGKFLPYRSY; this comes from the coding sequence ATGAACCGCAACGACGTCACCGAAAAAATCATCACCGTGAAGGTGTCCAAGGGCATCCAGTGGGCCGACGTGGCAAAGAAAGTCGGACTCTCGAAAGAGTGGACGACCGCCGCATGCCTGGGCCAGATGACGCTCGACGACAAGCAGGCCAAGGTCGTCGGCAAGATCTTCGGCCTCACGCCGGAAGAGCAGAAGTGGCTGCAGGTCGTGCCCTACAAGGGCTCGCTGCCCACGCCGGTGCCGACCGATCCGCTCATCTACCGCTGGTACGAGGTGGTGAGCGTGTACGGCACCACCATCAAGGAACTGATCCACGAGGAATTCGGCGACGGCATCATGAGCGCCATCGACTTCAGCATGGACATCCAGCGCCAGCCCGACCCGAAGGGCGATCGCGTCAACGTGGTGCTGTCGGGCAAGTTCCTGCCCTACAGGAGCTACTGA
- a CDS encoding SDR family oxidoreductase, translating into MSAIQEKVVLITGASSGIGEATARLLARRGASVVLGARRTDRLEALAAEINATGGTASFQRLDVTHRPDMEAFAEFALETHDHIDVLVNAAGVMPLSPLWNRKIEEWELMIDVNLRGVLLGIAAVLPAMQEQGWGHIVNVAPIAVQGLSADSAVYHGTQYAVNAISEGLRQEHEGRLHVTVVSPDVAAAGDPLAEHIAASYTVERMRTRRRLAEPADAVARSIAGAIEGYGIAGMTRRPAARPRPTAHAW; encoded by the coding sequence ATGAGCGCAATCCAGGAAAAAGTCGTCCTCATTACCGGTGCGAGCAGCGGCATCGGCGAAGCCACCGCGCGGCTGCTGGCGCGGCGCGGCGCCAGCGTGGTGCTCGGTGCGCGGCGCACCGACCGGCTCGAAGCACTCGCGGCCGAAATCAATGCCACGGGCGGCACGGCGAGCTTTCAGCGTCTCGACGTGACGCATCGCCCCGACATGGAAGCCTTCGCCGAGTTCGCACTCGAGACGCACGACCACATCGACGTGCTGGTCAACGCCGCGGGCGTGATGCCGCTGTCGCCGCTGTGGAACCGCAAGATCGAAGAGTGGGAACTCATGATCGACGTGAACCTGCGCGGCGTGCTGCTCGGCATCGCGGCCGTGCTGCCGGCGATGCAGGAACAGGGCTGGGGCCACATCGTCAATGTGGCGCCGATCGCCGTGCAGGGCCTGTCGGCGGACTCGGCCGTGTACCACGGCACGCAGTACGCGGTGAATGCGATCTCCGAAGGGCTGCGGCAAGAGCACGAAGGGCGCCTGCACGTCACGGTGGTGAGCCCCGACGTGGCCGCAGCAGGCGACCCGCTGGCCGAGCACATCGCGGCCAGCTACACCGTCGAGCGCATGCGCACGCGGCGGCGCCTTGCTGAGCCTGCCGATGCTGTGGCACGTTCGATCGCCGGCGCGATCGAGGGGTACGGCATTGCGGGAATGACGCGACGCCCGGCCGCAAGGCCACGGCCGACCGCGCACGCGTGGTGA
- a CDS encoding helix-turn-helix transcriptional regulator, with protein MSLRDLEPGVRSTLQNGLPHSHFSVQAEPPRRQLLAWRDRVGHVIDVLPSSRETEMPFRAAIDRYSVGDIVFTDCRSDAMVLERSLARISTDTVRDYAFHLFLEGDVEGVTVRHSATRHDASSAAKILALDMGQPVRMRRNACHVLTFFVPGTLVEEIFPDPEAIHGRTMQGDTPIARLAMAHIAALGQDIATLSAPAAHAAVRAGAQLLIAGFGKQAQLSGNARAAARAAMFGQVRRYVQANLHRADLSPESVLTALRMPRPTLYRMFQHEGGLGAYIRHLRLRHAADDLIRYPHLMVTDVAYGVGFKSPSDFTRAFRRAYDLSPRDFRASSGKAA; from the coding sequence ATGAGCTTGCGCGACCTCGAGCCCGGCGTCCGTTCCACGCTCCAGAACGGCCTGCCCCACAGCCACTTCAGCGTGCAGGCAGAACCGCCGCGGCGGCAACTGCTGGCCTGGCGGGATCGCGTGGGCCACGTGATCGATGTGCTGCCCTCCTCGCGCGAAACCGAAATGCCATTCCGGGCGGCCATCGATCGCTACAGCGTCGGCGACATCGTCTTCACCGACTGCCGGTCCGACGCGATGGTGCTCGAACGTTCGCTCGCCCGCATCTCGACCGACACGGTGCGCGACTACGCTTTCCACTTGTTCCTCGAAGGCGATGTCGAAGGCGTCACCGTGCGCCACTCAGCGACACGCCATGACGCATCTTCCGCGGCGAAGATCCTGGCGCTCGACATGGGCCAGCCGGTACGCATGCGTCGCAACGCGTGCCACGTGCTCACCTTCTTCGTGCCGGGCACGCTGGTGGAAGAAATCTTCCCGGACCCCGAAGCCATTCACGGCCGCACGATGCAAGGCGACACGCCGATCGCCCGGTTGGCCATGGCGCACATCGCCGCACTCGGCCAGGACATCGCCACACTGAGCGCTCCGGCGGCGCATGCCGCCGTGCGCGCGGGCGCGCAACTGCTGATCGCGGGCTTCGGCAAGCAGGCCCAACTGAGCGGCAATGCACGCGCGGCGGCGCGTGCCGCCATGTTCGGCCAGGTGCGGCGCTACGTTCAGGCGAACCTGCACCGGGCCGACCTGTCGCCCGAGAGCGTGCTGACGGCGCTGCGAATGCCACGCCCGACGCTGTACCGCATGTTCCAGCACGAAGGCGGCCTGGGCGCGTACATCCGCCACCTGAGGCTGCGGCATGCGGCCGACGACCTGATCCGGTATCCGCATCTGATGGTGACCGACGTGGCATATGGCGTCGGGTTCAAGAGCCCCTCGGATTTCACGCGGGCGTTTCGCCGGGCCTATGACTTGTCGCCGCGGGACTTCAGGGCTTCGTCGGGGAAGGCTGCTTGA